The region TATCACATTTGAGGACTTCAAAAACTTTGCCAATCTAAGGAAAAAGTTATTTCCATTTTCATTAGCCCTTTTCAGTTTTGGAGAAGTAAACGGCCTGTTGACGAAAGATGATTTTCAGCGAGCAGCGTCACATGTATGACATTTATCCTTGTTTTATGTTTAAAAAAATTTGATTTAGATTATATGGCCAAGATGGCAAGTTCATATTTTGTTTGTTTCAATTTCAGGTTTGTGGCATATCTCTCTCCGACAATGTGGTTGAGATTGTTTTTCATTTGTTTGATACAAATCAAGATGGAAACCTAAGTGCAGACGAATTTATCAGAGTGCTACACAAGCGAGAAAGAGACATTGGACAGCCTGTAGAAACAGGAATGTTGGGTTTGTTGTCTTCTTGCTGGAACCGTAAACAAAACATATCACCTTCACAGTTGTTTTCCGGATAGGTAAAATTACTTCCACAGACATTTTAAACCAGAAATGATACAGTGAATATGAGCCCTCGTTTGGAATAGAGAAAAGGTGGGCACAAAAATAAATCATTGTTGACAGCTTAGAAATAGCAAAATATGTATTGTTGTAAAAAAAATCTATGCTAATGATGTGGTCATGTCTGACAGTTGTAACTAGATAGGGAGCCTTTCCAGCTTTGTAACCAATATAAAGCTTTTTTTTATGTTAAATGAAATTTGTTTTTAGAATATTTCAATTCTAGCAGATTTACTCTATTTATTTATCAATCATTTTTATCACATGGATAATAAGCAAATAAATCacatgaaaataaaaaataaaaaataaaaaaatccTGAAGCCATGGATTAATTTTTTTAACGACCGAAATAAAGGAATATTCTCAGGCAGACAACAGTGAAAAGGACAAGAACAAATTCATGTTTGTCTCACTATGAATGTGAACATGAACATGTCAAATGTAAAAAAAACAACTATAGTTGAAAAATTCCACGTGTTCAAACAAAGGATGATACGCAATTAATTAACATTAATATTAACCCATTTTTGTGTGTCGTTTAGTACTTTCCCCCCAATTTTCCTCGAGAACGAAAGCACCCACCCTTTTATTCTCcattattatcattattattattcCACACCCTTCCATCCACGTTGACTTCAAAACAAAAGAAACATCGAAACAAACCCTAAATTGTAATATTTCTATTTCTCTCCCtccaaattcattcatttcagattgaaaattttctgtttcattttttttcatcttcaattgattattattattactattgTTAATATTTGAAATTGATTGATTCAGAGATCTATGGGGAAACCGGCTGGGAAAAGGAAGGATCATGAATCACcaaaagcaaacaatcacaaTAACAAGAAGGGTTACGAGCGTTCATCATCCTCAAAAGCATTAGATGATGACACAGCTATGTTCATCAACATGTCACAAGAGCTGAGAGAAGAAGGTAACAAACTTTTTTACCAGAAAAAAGACAATGAAGGTGCTATGTTAAAGTACGAAAAAGCCCTCAAACTCCTTCCCAAAAATCACATAGATGTTGCTCATCTTCATACAAATATGGCTATGTGTTATATGCAAATGGGTCTTGGTGAGTATCCTCGAGCAATCAATGAGTGCAACCTTGCTTTGCAGGTTTCTCCTCGGTATAGCAAAGCTCTTTTGAGGAGAGCTAAGTGTTATGAAGCTTTGAATCGGTTGGATTTGGCTATGAGAGATGTTAGGGTTGTTTTGAATGCTGAGCCGAATAATCTTTCGGCATTGGAGGTTCTTGATAGCTTGAGAAATACTATGGATGAGAAAGGAATTACTGTTGATGAGACCGAGATTGCCTTGGCTGCTATACAGCAGCAAGAGTCTCCCGCTGCTCGGTTTAGGAAAGTTGTTAATGAGAAGATTAAGAAAAAAAAGGGACACAAAGGGGAAGGTGAGGAAGAGCGTAAAAGTAAGGATGTTGTTGAGAAGAAAGCCAATGTTGTGAATGTTAAGGTGAAGGGTAAAGATCCTAAGGATAAGGCTATGAAGGATAAGGATAGTAGGGAAACTGTTAAGAAAGATAAAGGGGTTACTAGGACTGTGAAGTTGATATATGGAGAGGATATAAGGTGGGCGCAATTGCCTATGAATTGTAGTATGAAGTTGGTGAGGGATGTGATAAGGGATAGATTTCCGGGGTTAAAGGGTGTTCTTGTTAAGTATAAGGATAGGGAAGGTGATTTGGTTACTATTACTACTACTGCTGAATTAAGGTTAGCTGAGGATTGTCATGTGCTTGGCTCGATTCGGCTATATATTACGCAGGTGGATTTTGATCAGGAGCCACGTTACGATGAAAAGACGAGTAGTGGTGAGGTAAGAGTGGGGAATGGGGTTGGAGAAGGTGACAGGGGTGTCAGGGCTAATAGGATGATTACTGTGGAGGATTGGCTTGTTCAGTTTGCGAGGCTGTTTAAGAACCATGTTGGGTTTGATTCGGATTCGTATTTGGATATTCATGAGGTTGGGATGAAGCTGTATTCAGAGGCGATGGAGGATGCAGTGACCAATGATAGTGCTCAAGAGTTGTTTGATATTGCTGCGGATAAGTTTCAAGAGATGGCTGCTTTGGCTTTGTTTAATTGGGGGAATGTTCACTTGTCTAAAGCGAGGAGGCAGGTGCCTTTTCAGGAGGATGGGATGAGAGAAGCGTCTTTTGAGCATGTTAAAGCTGCATATGAGTGGGCTAAGAAGGAATACAAGGAAGCGGAAATGAGATACGAAGAATCTGTGAAAATCAAACCGGACTTTTACGATGGACTACTTGCTCTTGGGTATCAGCAGTTTGAGCAAGCAAAGCTATGCTGGTGTTATTTAATTGCAATTGATAAGAAATTTGAAGTTGACCCTTTTGAGGAGGTTCTACAGCTCTACAACAAGGCAGAGGACAGTATGGAGAAAGGGATGTTGATGTGGGAGGAGATTGAGGAACAGCGTTTGAATGGACTATCTAAATTAGATAAGTATAATGCACAGTTAGAGAAAATGGGGTTGCTTGGTCTTTTCAGGGATGTTTCTTCTAATGAAGCCGACGAGCACGCATCAAAGATGAGGATACAGATATATCTTTTATGGGGCACCTTATTGTACGAGCGTTCTGTTGTGGAATTTAAGCTCGAACTACCAACATGGGAGGAATGTTTGGAGGTTGCAGTTGAAAAGTTTGAACTAGCTGGAGCTTCTACAACTAACATTGGTGTCATGATAAAGAACCATTGTTCTAATGAGACAGCGATGGAAGGTATGGGTTGGAGAAAAATTATCCATCATGTGTGTATTTATCAGATGCTTTTCTTGTTTCAAATTTTCTAGGGAACTGACAAACAAATTTCCATGATTACAGGGTTTAAAATTGACGACATCGTGCAAGCATGGAATGAGATGTATGATGGGTGGCAATTTGACTTTCCAACTTTCCGACTTGAACCATTGTTTCGTCGGCGTGTTCCAAGACTCCAATACATCCTGGAGCAATTTTAAGTTTTCTTCTTGAGTTTGTCATTCTTTATAGAGGCAAAATTAGTGCTTCTGTTTTCTTCCGTAATATTTTTGAAGGTTTCTACATTCCATTCCGAGACAGGTAAGTAAAATTATGATACTTATCCTACAGTTTTGTCTGCATGTTCATATGGCAGTAGATCTTCTAAATTGTGCTAGAAAGTTTTAGGGAGGTTTTTCAGCCTCTGAAATTTTTTTGAGCTTATATCTTTAATTGAAGCTGTAGTTTTATAGAATGCTATACCAAGTGTTTTCTGTTAGTTAAAAAGTTAAGTGCTTATTTCTGGGCTTTCTCATAATTACAAGTTTACAACAGGTGTTGTCTTTCTGTTGTTTGGCTCTCAAAGTTGAGAATCTTATTTGAGTTTTCCATTTTATATAATTTTCCCGTTCTAGTTTCTTTGATTCAGTCAAACATTTTTATCAATGATGACATCTATGCGGTTGGTCTgaatggatttattttccttttgatTGCAGgtattttttcttcatttttgtCAAAACTCCGTGGCAGGGTGCTATGATTGAATTATTTTTCGTATAGCAGTTTTGTAGATGTTGGGATGTTAGGGTTAGAGTATTTGTTTTACCATTAAAGGGGGTATATGTTCTGAGGGTTTTTGCAGTTGTAAAATCTGTATGATTCCATTTGTTGGTTTGATTGAGGTAATGAGTGATTGGATTTGTTCAGTTTGCAAACACAATAAAACAAATTTCAGCTTGGTGGGGTTTGATGATTATTTAAGTTGTGAAATTGTTATCTATAGCATTCTATTTCTGTTATATTGTATAGCACACTACATTTTGTCATCATATTTGTCTCTTTGAATCTCTTGATTTTTGTTTGTTTCAGAAAATTTGGTTTTGTTTTGTTAGTGGAGGACTTGAACTTATGACTTCTTTCTCAATTCAACATCTGTGTGCCTGCGACTCTTCCTACAAACCACAAGTGTGTCTTGGAGCACACTCCTCGTTTAATAACTCAATTGCCATTTATGTTCTGACACTATTTTTGAAATAGTGGATGAAATCCATTGAGTTTCCTTCAATTGAAGGGAATGTGTGTTGAGAAGAGTATGTTGATAGCATTCTTTGAAGATGTTTGTTGGATCATAGAAATAGGAATCTCACACTATCTTGATTTTGATATTTCATATGAGGACACCGTATATCAATTACAAAAAAGAATGGACACTCTTTAAGCACATGCAAGAGATATTTCAATGAATGAAGCATTGTGTTGCCTAAGTCATCCTTGGTTTATTCTAAATTctataaaaaaatttaaattgTTTATTTCAGCTCGTCTGAATGATATTATTGGGATGCACCACAATCACTCAACACCACGCCGTGTATTAGAAATGGTTCTTTGAGAATGAATTCTTGAAACTAGAATATTTCTCTTAAATATAAATACCTAGCCTTAAGTTGTAAGGTGAATAAGGAATGGTGAATTCGAATGTTAAAGAAATTTCAATTTGGGGTTGTATTTGTTAAAAAGTACATATGTGCATGGTGTCTTTATAAAGATATGGATATGCAAAGACCTTAGTATATATATAACAATTGAGAGGAGTTAGGACTTGTTTACAGTGATGAGAAGGTATGGTAGTTTTATGGTGGTTTTAGAGGACCTGCTCACATTAGGGGACAGGCTTTATGTATCAGCATAGTGTCGTGGGTATTATGTGTCAATTGTGATATGTCGTTCCTCATCTCGGGATGAGGTATTTATAAAGGCTCTTAACCCTACGGGAAGTTACTCCCCCACTGCTATATCATATTGATGAATGAGTTATTTTTTCTTTGACCCATTCTTCTAGTCTACTGTAATATGACACATCATCTTCCACGTCCACTAGACATATGTAATGAGTCTGGATGGACTAAGAACAATCGAGTGAGTTGTTACTAAGATTCAGGAGACTTTATGACCCATTTCCATACGGCTTCATGGCCCATTTCGGGCGACTTCATGGCCCATTTCCAGACGTTATGGCCCATTTCGTGCGGTTTCATAGCCCATTTTGGGCAGGCAGTGGTTTTGCTGGATAACTCGTACCTCGCCATGTGTTGGCCTTCCTCACCTTTACGTAAACGGTCTCTTCTTGTGGCCCAAGAAAAATATATCACTACATAGTCATTCAAGTATGGGGGTTTGGTAAAGGGCGACATGTTTATTTGACTTTGCGTTATGGGAGCTTCTAGGTGGACTCCTTTAGGAGAGAGTTTAAATTGAGTCTCTCAGGTAAGATTTTAAGCCGAGACTCTCAAACGAGACAATGTGTTGAGTTTCTCAAGCTATACTTTATGTCAAGTCACTCAGGTGGGGTTTTAAGCTAAGTCTCTCAAGTGAGACTTTAAGTTGAGTCTCTCAGATGGGATTTTATTCCGAGTACCTCAAGCAAAACTTTAAGTTAAGTCTCTTAGGCGAGACTTTAAGTTGAGTCTCTCAAGCGAGACTTTAATTATGTCGAGTCTCTCAGGCGGAACTTTAAGTTGAGTCTCTCAGGTGAGACTTTAAATTGAGTCTCTCAATAGAGACTTTATGTCGAGTCCCTCAGCCAGGACTTTAGGTTGAGTCTCTCAGGTGAGACTTTAAGCTTGATCCCGCTCGAGGAAACTCCAAGTCTTCCAGGTGAAGTGTTTAGATGAGCCTGTTTGAAGGGACTCACAATCCCTCAAGCGAGATTAAATGTTGATCTTGTCTAATGAGACTCCAAATCCCTCGGACGAGATTTTATGTCGAGTCCCTCAGGTGGAATTTTAAGTTGTGTCTCTCATACAATACTTTTAGTTAAGCCTCTGAGGCGAGATTTTATGTCAAGTCTCTCAGTTGGGACTTTAAGTTGAGTCTCACAGGAGAAACTTTATGACTAGTCCCTCGGGCGGAACTTTAAGTTAGGTCTCTATATGAGGATACTTTAAGTCCCTTAAGCGAGGCATTTAAATCGGCCTACTTGGTGGGACACTAAGTCCCTCATGCGAGGCATTGAGTCTCTCAGATGAGACTTTTAGCAAGCCCTTAGACAGACTTTAAGTTAAGTCTCTCGGGACAGCCTCCGGTCATGTCCATTAGGCGAGACTTTAAGCTGGATCCCGCCCGAGGAAATTCCAAGTCCCTTCAGCAAGGCGTTTAGATAAGCTAGATAAGCGTGATCGATAGACTCAAAGTCATTCAAACAAGGTTATATATTGAGCCTGGCCAAGGAGACTTCATGTCCCTTAGGCTAGAAGTTCGACCTCTCGGGCAAAACTTTTATCAAGCCATCAGACAAGACTTTAAGCTAAGTCTCTTAGGCCAAACTTCGGTCATGTCCCTTAGCCGAGACTTAATAGTCGAGTCCCTCAGGCAAGACTATAAGTTAATCCCCCTAGACAAGACTTAATAGTCGAGTCCCTTAAGTAGGACTTTAAGTTGAGTATCTCAGGCAAGACTTTATGGTGAGTGTCTCAAGAGAGACTTTATGTCGAGTCCCTCATGTGGGACTTTAAGTTGAATCTCTCTCAAGGGAGACTATACTTTGAGTCATGCAGACGATACTTTATGTTGGATTCCGCCTGAGGAAACTTTAGGCCACTCAGGCGGGGAGTTTAGATAAGTCTGTTCGATGAGACTCTTAGTCCCTCAGGCGAGTTTATATGTTGAGCCTGGTTGATGAGACTTCAAGTCCCTCAGGCGATACGTTAGACCTCCCAGACAGGACTTCTATTAAGCCCTCAGACAATACTTTAAGTTAAGTCTTTTAAGCTAAACTTCGGTCATGCCCCTGATGGATAGTTCGATCATATTGCCTTCAAAGGCGACAAACCTCTTCTCGTGGAAGTCCAGCATATTCGTATTGCCTTAAGAGGAAGCAAGAATCTTCTTGTGGAAGCCTAACATGTTCAAATAACCTTTTAAGGCGGCAAAGATCTTCGCATGGAAGTTCAACATTTACAAATATCCTTTTAAGGCGGCAAGAATCTTCACATGTAAGTCCAACATATTCACATTTCCTTAAGAGGCGATAAAGATCTTCCAGTGAAAGTTTAACATATTCACATTGCCTTAAGAGGCGACAAAGATCTTCCTATGAAAGTCTGgcattgtaacacctcaaaatttgccctcctctcttgggactagcataacatattgcatatcatttttaggtcattaggcattgcatattgcatatcatgtggttacattgtgcaaatcatcctcataagtcttgatcagaagatgaagagttcatgatgcaagcctagggtttcattggactggtcattaatcatctgaggatgtggaggtccaaattagggtttttgattctcaagaagattgatcagataccttgagattagggttttgaccactggtcaaccctaatcagttgcattgggccaatcagggcataacaaggagatggggtctatgatggatatggggatcattatTTGGTTTTATGGAGATTATtaaggctagggtttcacccttgagccatttcatcagaggattggtactcagtttgatctatgcattgccaaattcatctatcagttgaaaaagacaactgtggtcaactatgcatgatttaatggatttggaggtggaaatgagtgGGATATACTTCgttcatgttggaacaagtgttatttgacatgtcaaagctcaagaatggagaaaatcaagtcaagacaaaaattgccaaaaatagaaagtgacttgtaatggaagtttcccaaaatggaaagtttttgacctcaaatttacatgtccaaggaagcttcaaatgaagatttgttcaacatgaaagttgtagatcttggtctcacctttccaaaaagtccaagaacttgaatttcccatgtatggttgacaagttatggtccattcaatttcaaaaatgacccataatcagaggggcataatttccacatggagtgtccaaattgggtgatctttttatgtgcaaactccatttgacatgtactttcatggtgcataattggaattcatcaaaaatggtcaatgcaaaaagtcaattttcaagtgt is a window of Lathyrus oleraceus cultivar Zhongwan6 chromosome 6, CAAS_Psat_ZW6_1.0, whole genome shotgun sequence DNA encoding:
- the LOC127098337 gene encoding protein PHOX1, whose product is MGKPAGKRKDHESPKANNHNNKKGYERSSSSKALDDDTAMFINMSQELREEGNKLFYQKKDNEGAMLKYEKALKLLPKNHIDVAHLHTNMAMCYMQMGLGEYPRAINECNLALQVSPRYSKALLRRAKCYEALNRLDLAMRDVRVVLNAEPNNLSALEVLDSLRNTMDEKGITVDETEIALAAIQQQESPAARFRKVVNEKIKKKKGHKGEGEEERKSKDVVEKKANVVNVKVKGKDPKDKAMKDKDSRETVKKDKGVTRTVKLIYGEDIRWAQLPMNCSMKLVRDVIRDRFPGLKGVLVKYKDREGDLVTITTTAELRLAEDCHVLGSIRLYITQVDFDQEPRYDEKTSSGEVRVGNGVGEGDRGVRANRMITVEDWLVQFARLFKNHVGFDSDSYLDIHEVGMKLYSEAMEDAVTNDSAQELFDIAADKFQEMAALALFNWGNVHLSKARRQVPFQEDGMREASFEHVKAAYEWAKKEYKEAEMRYEESVKIKPDFYDGLLALGYQQFEQAKLCWCYLIAIDKKFEVDPFEEVLQLYNKAEDSMEKGMLMWEEIEEQRLNGLSKLDKYNAQLEKMGLLGLFRDVSSNEADEHASKMRIQIYLLWGTLLYERSVVEFKLELPTWEECLEVAVEKFELAGASTTNIGVMIKNHCSNETAMEGFKIDDIVQAWNEMYDGWQFDFPTFRLEPLFRRRVPRLQYILEQF